In Candidatus Chlorohelix allophototropha, one DNA window encodes the following:
- a CDS encoding right-handed parallel beta-helix repeat-containing protein has product MHKPNKVTAGKKRSLTGRLAVVLAGIALLLATFGASARSAQAAVQTCDLAGLQAAVNNGGTQDLACSADTTITLDVTWNGVIATNLTLTNTGAGKVTINGNNLYQIFSVNLGKSLSLTNLNLTNGTATLGGAIESYGSVTVTNSTFYGNSAPSGYGGAIYNDSGSVTVTNSTFYGNSAIYSGAIYNNVNSSVTVTNSTFYGNSATNTGGAILNFGTLTISNSTMSGNSATSYGGAIVNYGGTVTLTNSTMSGNSATDGGAIYISSSTGSLTISNSTLSGNSATDGGAIWSFTSVVTLQNSLLQGNNICYNYIGGISITDGGYNLEAEAAGSYSCGFSGTSINTTDAKLGTLGDNGGATATIALLSGSPAIDAIPMNKCLVITDQRGISRPQGTGCDIGAFEVGQANPSSASDLIPQLRVSPSPVVAISPENFVSFSFKLKNIGIGSASYVRLEIPIPQGLEVGYLDGASAGVWVTQVTTATVTIALPSLAQNQEAHGSLVFRPNASAVVGTEVEARYKVVFDDEVGCGKSLNSNSQRFVFGETNGSEDGAIQRGAAISATVGEKVSLVQKGYLANEIVSLWYTKPDGTSVSLGEQRANANGEITIVVNTSGFAPGDYNIVGYGNRSEVTHVNILTVVAAS; this is encoded by the coding sequence ATGCACAAACCGAATAAAGTAACAGCGGGAAAAAAGCGAAGCTTAACAGGGCGGTTAGCGGTCGTGTTAGCGGGTATCGCCCTGTTGTTGGCGACGTTTGGAGCAAGCGCGCGCTCGGCGCAAGCAGCAGTACAAACCTGCGACCTAGCAGGACTGCAAGCGGCGGTTAACAATGGTGGTACGCAAGACCTTGCCTGCTCCGCCGATACCACCATCACCCTTGATGTGACGTGGAATGGGGTTATTGCCACAAACCTGACCCTCACCAACACGGGGGCAGGCAAGGTAACTATCAACGGGAATAACCTATATCAGATTTTCTCCGTCAACCTCGGCAAAAGCCTATCCCTGACCAATCTCAACCTGACCAATGGCACGGCTACCTTGGGCGGCGCTATTGAGAGCTACGGCAGTGTGACGGTAACCAATTCCACCTTCTACGGCAATTCTGCTCCCAGCGGCTACGGCGGGGCTATTTATAACGACAGCGGCAGTGTGACGGTAACCAATTCCACCTTCTACGGCAATTCCGCTATCTACAGCGGGGCTATTTATAACAACGTCAACAGCAGTGTGACGGTAACCAATTCCACCTTCTACGGCAATTCCGCTACCAATACCGGGGGAGCTATTTTGAACTTTGGTACGCTTACAATAAGCAATTCCACTATGTCCGGCAATTCCGCTACCTCTTACGGCGGGGCTATTGTTAACTATGGCGGCACGGTGACGCTAACCAATTCCACTATGTCCGGCAATTCCGCTACCGACGGCGGGGCTATTTATATCAGCAGTAGCACTGGCAGTTTGACAATAAGCAATTCCACCCTGTCCGGCAATTCCGCTACCGACGGCGGGGCTATTTGGAGCTTTACCAGCGTGGTCACTTTGCAGAACAGCCTGTTGCAGGGCAACAATATCTGCTACAACTACATCGGCGGCATAAGCATTACAGATGGGGGCTATAACCTTGAGGCAGAGGCGGCAGGTAGCTATAGCTGCGGGTTCAGCGGCACCAGCATTAACACCACCGATGCGAAACTAGGTACTCTCGGCGATAACGGCGGGGCAACCGCCACCATCGCGCTGCTGTCCGGCAGCCCGGCAATAGATGCGATTCCGATGAATAAGTGCCTAGTTATCACTGACCAGCGCGGGATTAGCCGACCACAAGGCACGGGTTGCGACATCGGCGCGTTTGAGGTTGGTCAGGCTAATCCCTCTTCAGCCTCCGATTTGATACCCCAACTCCGGGTTAGCCCCTCTCCGGTGGTAGCGATTAGCCCGGAGAACTTCGTTTCTTTCAGCTTCAAGCTGAAGAATATCGGGATTGGCAGCGCAAGCTACGTTCGATTAGAAATACCGATACCGCAAGGGCTAGAGGTAGGTTATCTCGATGGCGCAAGCGCGGGTGTGTGGGTTACCCAAGTGACCACCGCCACCGTGACCATTGCCCTGCCGAGCCTTGCTCAAAATCAGGAAGCGCACGGCTCGTTAGTGTTCCGCCCCAACGCCAGCGCGGTAGTCGGTACTGAAGTCGAGGCGCGTTACAAAGTCGTGTTTGACGATGAAGTGGGATGCGGCAAGAGCTTGAACAGCAACTCCCAACGCTTTGTATTCGGCGAAACGAACGGCAGCGAGGATGGTGCAATTCAGCGCGGCGCAGCGATAAGCGCAACTGTCGGCGAGAAGGTCAGCCTTGTGCAGAAGGGCTACCTTGCCAACGAGATAGTGTCGCTGTGGTACACAAAACCGGACGGCACGAGCGTGAGCTTGGGAGAGCAACGCGCCAACGCCAACGGTGAAATAACCATCGTGGTAAATACCTCCGGATTTGCGCCGGGCGATTACAACATCGTGGGCTACGGCAACCGCTCAGAAGTTACCCATGTAAACATTCTGACCGTAGTCGCAGCAAGCTAA
- a CDS encoding N-acetyltransferase has protein sequence MITEVEDEMNHTSEALGKNGAIVIRRARMKDVPQIFNLVNQMARLKNNLLPRSMSELYEYVRDFIVAADGDKVIGTCSLHIFWEDLAEVRSLAVDVDYQGQRLGEHLMKAIIEDARQLQILRLFTLTTIPVFFERFGFREGTKEQLPQKTWSECFRCPKFTACDETGLLLDLAPGYVGPMPVRALPTLP, from the coding sequence GTGATTACCGAAGTCGAAGATGAAATGAACCACACCTCGGAAGCGTTGGGCAAAAATGGGGCAATTGTAATCAGACGCGCTCGCATGAAGGATGTGCCGCAGATTTTTAATTTGGTAAATCAGATGGCGCGTCTCAAGAATAATCTGTTACCCCGCAGCATGAGCGAGCTTTACGAGTACGTGCGCGACTTTATCGTGGCGGCGGACGGCGACAAAGTGATCGGCACTTGCTCGCTGCATATTTTCTGGGAAGATTTAGCGGAAGTGCGCTCGCTGGCGGTAGATGTGGACTATCAGGGGCAGCGTTTGGGCGAACACCTGATGAAAGCGATTATCGAAGATGCCCGCCAGCTCCAGATTTTGCGCCTCTTTACCCTAACTACTATCCCCGTTTTCTTCGAGAGGTTCGGTTTCCGCGAAGGTACGAAAGAACAATTGCCTCAAAAGACATGGAGCGAATGTTTCCGCTGTCCCAAGTTTACCGCTTGCGATGAGACCGGCTTGTTGCTCGATCTTGCGCCCGGTTACGTGGGACCTATGCCGGTACGCGCTCTGCCTACCCTGCCATAA
- a CDS encoding DUF1385 domain-containing protein, producing MKFNYGGQAVLEGVMMRGQRHMAVAVRAPNGEIILKTEPLQSKIYTSKLWRLPFMRGLVSLWDALVLGTQTLFFSANVAMLDPDAPQGSEQNVDTEQISGWALWSTMAFSLLFAIGLFFAAPPFIATLAFSWTDQHIAVNIAEGVIRLAIFMGYLWLMGKMPDVRRVFMYHGAEHKTINAYEADAKLEPETVQTFTTVHTRCGTSFLLVVLVVASVIFVFMGDLSFIWKLVSRIFIIPLVATGAYEFLRFTAANYRFRVVRWLAAPGLALQKMTTRQPELPMLEIAIVALEHVLAADGIISQEEYEARRLRLPVRPAQPVRGNSGAAA from the coding sequence TTGAAGTTTAATTACGGTGGACAGGCAGTTTTAGAGGGAGTAATGATGCGGGGTCAGCGCCATATGGCGGTGGCGGTGCGCGCGCCGAACGGCGAAATCATCCTCAAAACCGAGCCGCTGCAATCGAAAATATATACCTCGAAACTCTGGCGACTGCCCTTTATGCGGGGGCTGGTTTCGCTGTGGGACGCGCTGGTACTTGGAACGCAAACCCTCTTTTTCTCCGCCAACGTTGCCATGCTCGACCCCGATGCGCCGCAAGGCTCTGAACAAAATGTTGATACCGAGCAAATCAGCGGTTGGGCTTTGTGGAGTACGATGGCATTCTCATTGCTATTCGCGATTGGCTTGTTTTTCGCCGCGCCGCCTTTCATCGCCACTCTCGCCTTTAGCTGGACTGACCAACATATAGCGGTGAACATCGCTGAAGGGGTTATCCGCCTTGCCATATTCATGGGTTATCTGTGGTTGATGGGCAAAATGCCGGATGTGCGCCGGGTCTTTATGTATCACGGGGCAGAACACAAGACTATCAACGCCTACGAAGCGGACGCGAAACTCGAACCGGAAACAGTGCAAACCTTTACCACCGTTCACACCCGTTGCGGCACAAGCTTTTTGCTGGTGGTGCTGGTGGTAGCCAGCGTCATTTTCGTGTTTATGGGCGATTTATCCTTTATCTGGAAGTTGGTTTCCCGAATTTTCATTATTCCGTTGGTCGCGACAGGGGCTTACGAATTTCTGCGCTTTACTGCCGCAAATTATCGCTTCCGGGTGGTGCGTTGGTTGGCTGCGCCCGGTCTTGCCCTACAAAAGATGACCACTCGCCAGCCTGAGTTGCCGATGCTTGAAATTGCCATCGTGGCGTTAGAGCATGTTTTGGCAGCGGACGGCATTATTTCTCAGGAAGAATATGAAGCTCGGCGGCTTCGACTCCCCGTGCGCCCCGCACAACCAGTGCGGGGGAACAGTGGAGCGGCTGCCTGA
- a CDS encoding Uma2 family endonuclease → MALRKQDQAFNLTLDYYYDTHPTREDLMGESTSQSELIRYLVDVLLWLYRAENWFVVSNLNIYNTKDHLEYPLAPDVAVFKGVQPPHSGVRSWKMLLPERPAPSMVFEVCSEETITDDIEEKPEKYARLGVKEYFAYDPHEPVLRKKYAARLYGWRYNAEREAQRIESDAQGRLWSEELESWLAADGRYLRLYDAAGNLRLTGVEAERAAKEMERWRAESERAAKEAERRRADSEQAAKEVEQAAKEAERAAKEAEQAAKEKAWARLRELGIDPETL, encoded by the coding sequence ATGGCGCTTCGCAAGCAGGATCAGGCTTTCAATCTTACGCTTGACTATTATTATGATACTCACCCCACTCGCGAGGATTTGATGGGCGAAAGCACTTCTCAATCGGAGCTTATCCGCTATTTGGTGGATGTATTGCTCTGGCTATATCGTGCCGAAAATTGGTTTGTTGTCTCCAATCTTAATATCTACAACACCAAAGACCACCTAGAATACCCGCTTGCGCCCGATGTAGCGGTTTTCAAGGGAGTACAACCGCCCCATAGCGGGGTTAGAAGTTGGAAAATGCTGCTGCCCGAACGTCCTGCGCCGAGCATGGTTTTCGAGGTTTGCTCAGAAGAGACCATTACCGATGATATAGAGGAGAAGCCGGAGAAGTATGCGCGGTTGGGGGTGAAGGAGTATTTCGCCTATGATCCGCACGAGCCAGTTTTGCGCAAGAAGTACGCCGCGCGTTTGTACGGTTGGCGCTACAACGCCGAGCGGGAAGCGCAACGGATTGAGTCGGACGCGCAGGGGCGTTTGTGGAGTGAGGAATTGGAAAGCTGGTTGGCGGCAGATGGGCGTTATTTGCGGCTGTACGATGCTGCGGGCAATTTGCGCCTAACCGGAGTTGAAGCCGAACGCGCCGCAAAGGAAATGGAACGTTGGCGCGCCGAATCTGAACGAGCGGCAAAAGAAGCCGAACGCCGGAGAGCGGATTCCGAGCAAGCAGCGAAAGAAGTCGAGCAGGCAGCGAAAGAAGCCGAACGAGCGGCAAAAGAAGCCGAGCAAGCGGCGAAGGAGAAAGCATGGGCGCGTTTGCGGGAATTGGGCATAGATCCTGAGACTTTGTGA
- a CDS encoding nucleotidyltransferase family protein, with the protein MEQVSAVVLAAGAARRYGKPKQLERYPADGATLLERAVSLALLSGAGEVIVVLGNAGLEALEILNNYIRPPDTKNVLLQIAYNPRWAEGQGFSVATGVEALDPQSRGALFLLADQPRVKPETARNLIAHFLNLPDSANKIIFPTFNRKRGNPALFGRGFFPELAALQGDSGGREVVKAHPQAVIELAVDDPGIHEDIDTPEDLARL; encoded by the coding sequence ATGGAACAGGTAAGCGCGGTAGTGCTGGCAGCAGGCGCGGCGCGGCGCTACGGTAAACCCAAACAACTGGAACGCTACCCGGCGGACGGCGCAACCTTGCTGGAACGAGCAGTTTCGCTGGCGTTGCTATCTGGCGCGGGCGAAGTGATTGTGGTGCTAGGCAACGCGGGGCTAGAAGCGTTGGAAATTCTCAACAACTATATCAGACCACCCGACACAAAGAATGTGCTATTGCAAATAGCCTACAACCCGCGTTGGGCGGAAGGGCAGGGCTTTTCGGTGGCGACAGGCGTGGAGGCGCTTGACCCCCAAAGTCGAGGCGCGCTCTTTCTCCTTGCCGATCAACCCCGTGTAAAGCCCGAAACGGCGCGTAACCTAATTGCCCATTTCCTAAACCTGCCCGACTCGGCTAATAAAATCATCTTCCCCACCTTTAACCGCAAGCGCGGCAACCCGGCATTATTCGGACGCGGCTTCTTCCCCGAACTGGCAGCCCTGCAGGGCGATAGCGGCGGACGCGAAGTAGTGAAGGCGCATCCGCAAGCGGTTATTGAGCTTGCGGTGGATGATCCCGGCATACATGAGGACATTGATACACCCGAAGATTTGGCGCGGTTGTAG
- a CDS encoding HAD family hydrolase: MMNLSTILFDFDGTLVQSLPKWLETYRYTFSFYDKELADERAFIKYWYQPLPETIAQVGAPSFGEFAGHMEKGFLKAFATLELYPGAREMLEACHQKKLTMGLVTSSPREALAYTLGRLKIEHYFDTIITSTDIKKPKPHPESVLIALSKLGKAAGETLFVGDYIYDVAAGQEAGTYTGLFLPPANSPYYDFEELRASRPDFTFAGYEELVAYLGLS; this comes from the coding sequence ATGATGAATCTTTCCACGATTCTGTTTGATTTCGATGGTACGCTGGTACAGTCGCTACCGAAATGGCTGGAAACGTATCGTTACACCTTCAGTTTCTACGATAAAGAGTTAGCAGACGAACGCGCATTTATAAAATACTGGTATCAGCCCTTGCCCGAAACGATAGCGCAAGTGGGCGCACCTTCCTTTGGAGAGTTTGCCGGACATATGGAGAAGGGCTTTCTAAAAGCGTTCGCCACGCTAGAACTTTACCCCGGCGCAAGAGAAATGCTGGAAGCATGCCATCAAAAGAAGCTGACAATGGGGTTGGTCACTTCCTCGCCGCGAGAGGCGCTGGCTTATACGCTAGGTCGGCTGAAGATTGAGCATTATTTCGACACGATTATTACCAGCACCGATATCAAAAAGCCCAAACCGCACCCGGAGTCGGTGCTGATAGCGCTGTCAAAGCTAGGGAAAGCGGCAGGCGAAACCCTATTCGTGGGCGATTATATCTACGATGTGGCGGCGGGACAGGAAGCAGGCACATACACCGGGCTTTTCCTACCCCCGGCAAATAGCCCTTACTACGATTTCGAGGAATTACGCGCCAGCCGCCCCGATTTTACCTTCGCGGGCTACGAAGAGTTGGTGGCTTATCTCGGTTTAAGTTGA
- a CDS encoding DMT family transporter: MTVKADSAPLHSHAQDYRTGLLWAFGGTAVWSSTALFIEVLNRDFGMTTVELAFWRTSIITLVLGVVVRKRYPGSALLISRREMGVFFLAGLVGIAIFALLFNGSVQENGGAVATTLIFCSPVFVALGGALWLNEKVTLAQVIAIVVILLGCGLVAGITDPTALIKSPLGAIMGLGSGLVFAIYILIGKVVARTERRGGLINLFYYFLSATLVLTPLGLIQEGFRLFTPALNWNGWFLLITLSLISLCGYAFFNASLKYLPAAISSLIQTLEPSMTGVLSLIFLGRTMSGLQWGGTLLIISGVVGLQLRDLRSRKLG, from the coding sequence TTGACCGTTAAAGCCGATTCAGCCCCATTACACAGCCACGCACAAGACTACCGAACGGGCTTGCTGTGGGCTTTCGGAGGGACGGCGGTTTGGTCTAGCACCGCCCTTTTTATAGAAGTGCTGAACCGCGATTTCGGCATGACGACGGTGGAACTGGCTTTCTGGCGCACCTCTATCATTACGCTAGTATTGGGCGTGGTGGTGCGGAAACGCTATCCCGGCAGCGCGTTGCTGATCTCTCGGCGCGAGATGGGCGTGTTTTTTCTGGCGGGTCTGGTGGGCATCGCCATTTTCGCGCTGCTCTTTAACGGCTCGGTGCAAGAAAACGGCGGAGCGGTTGCCACCACCCTGATATTCTGCTCACCCGTTTTCGTGGCGTTGGGCGGGGCGTTGTGGCTGAACGAAAAGGTGACGCTGGCGCAAGTCATCGCGATTGTGGTAATCCTGCTCGGCTGTGGGTTGGTGGCTGGCATCACCGACCCAACCGCGCTGATAAAAAGTCCGCTCGGCGCGATAATGGGATTGGGCAGTGGGCTGGTTTTCGCAATCTACATTCTAATAGGAAAGGTGGTGGCACGTACCGAGCGCAGAGGCGGTTTGATAAACCTATTCTACTACTTTTTGTCCGCCACGCTGGTACTAACTCCCCTCGGTTTAATTCAAGAAGGCTTCCGGCTGTTCACTCCCGCCCTGAACTGGAACGGTTGGTTTCTGCTCATCACCCTTTCGCTCATTTCGCTGTGCGGTTACGCCTTTTTCAATGCCAGCCTGAAGTATTTGCCCGCCGCCATCAGTAGCCTGATTCAAACCCTCGAACCCTCTATGACGGGCGTACTCTCGCTGATATTTCTAGGACGCACCATGAGCGGGTTGCAATGGGGCGGCACGCTGCTGATAATTTCGGGCGTGGTGGGTCTGCAACTGCGCGACTTACGCTCCCGCAAGTTGGGCTGA